One stretch of Rhinatrema bivittatum chromosome 8, aRhiBiv1.1, whole genome shotgun sequence DNA includes these proteins:
- the SOX18 gene encoding transcription factor SOX-18 has protein sequence MQSPFSWSQRKPRSTDKAQRKASGFWFLSAPFCSKKVCPAGMNVSESSYCREEISQARGGDCSWLPTPVPGSEPRHIFSRTPGAGPAPSRTPSPSTRFAYSASVEGKHSSVPASPEPGYGFSPPEEKCSTAAGESRIRRPMNAFMVWAKDERKRLALQNPDLHNAVLSKMLGQSWKALSTSDKRPFVEEAERLRIQHLQDHPNYKYRPRRKKQAKKIKRMEPNVLLRSLSQPSGEAFVGQPGPHQPPSLHHFRELHSMGPGMESYGLPTPEMSPLDVLEESEPAFFPPHMQEDCSLISLRGYHQQLEFAPEKPVAREVVMAFSQAPPNMAESLRTPHLSSIYYNQVCPSTQNGLTSHLGQLSPPPEAHHIDSVDHLNQTEFWTDVDRNEFDQYLNTSRTRSEAPPQAYRVFLPKMATTRTVSCEESSLISALSDASSAMYYSPGITG, from the exons ATGCAAAGCCCGTTTTCCTGGTCTCAGAGGAAGCCGAGGAGTACCGACAAAGCCCAGAGGAAAGCATCTGGTTTTTGGTTTCTAAGTGCTCCATTCTGTTCCAAAAAAGTGTGCCCAGCTGGAATGAATGTATCTGAGTCTAGTTACTGCAGAGAGGAGATATCTCAAGCCAGGGGAGGCGACTGTTCATGGCTCCCAACCCCAGTGCCTGGCTCTGAGCCCAGGCACATCTTCTCCCGAACTCCTGGGGCAGGACCTGCTCCCAGTCGGACACCCAGCCCCAGCACAAGGTTTGCATACAGTGCGTCGGTAGAAGGAAAACACAGTTCGGTTCCTGCAAGCCCGGAACCAGGCTATGGCTTCAGTCCTCCTGAGGAGAAATGCTCCACCGCAGCGGGAGAGTCCCGGATCCGTCGCCCCATGAACGCTTTCATGGTCTGGGCTAAGGATGAGAGGAAGAGGCTGGCTCTGCAGAACCCAGATCTGCACAACGCTGTGCTAAGCAAGATGCTAG GCCAGTCGTGGAAAGCTCTGAGCACAAGTGACAAACGTCCCTTTGTGGAGGAGGCTGAGAGGCTGAGGATCCAGCACCTCCAGGACCATCCCAACTACAAGTACCGCCCACGAAGGAAGAAGCAAGCCAAGAAGATCAAGCGCATGGAACCCAATGTCCTACTGCGCAGCCTCTCCCAGCCAAGCGGCGAGGCCTTCGTCGGCCAGCCCGGCCCCCACCAGCCTCCTTCCCTGCACCACTTCAGAGAACTGCACAGCATGGGGCCGGGCATGGAAAGCTATGGCCTGCCAACGCCTGAGATGTCTCCCTTGGATGTCCTGGAAGAGAGCGAGCCCGCCTTCTTCCCACCACACATGCAGGAGGACTGCAGCCTGATATCTCTCAGAGGCTACCACCAGCAGCTGGAGTTTGCACCAGAGAAGCCCGTTGCACGAGAAGTGGTCATGGCATTCTCCCAGGCTCCACCAAACATGGCAGAGAGCCTCAGGACTCCACATCTCTCCAGCATATACTACAACCAGGTGTGTCCCAGCACTCAGAATGGCCTCACTAGTCACTTGGGCCAGCTCTCGCCACCCCCTGAAGCCCACCACATTGACAGCGTAGACCACTTGAACCAAACTGAGTTTTGGACAGATGTGGATCGTAATGAGTTTGACCAGTATTTGAATACAAGCAGAACTCGTTCCGAGGCCCCACCACAGGCTTATCGTGTCTTCTtgcccaagatggccaccaccagaACAGTCTCCTGCGAGGAGAGCAGTTTAATATCTGCCTTATCTGATGCCAGCAGTGCTATGTACTACAGCCCAGGCATCACAGGATAG